A single window of Dermochelys coriacea isolate rDerCor1 chromosome 14, rDerCor1.pri.v4, whole genome shotgun sequence DNA harbors:
- the NPTX1 gene encoding neuronal pentraxin-1 isoform X2 has product MPAGAACSLFLASVLWLRAGAQSFGQTRFICTSVPVDVDLCASSLASSGTGEELQSAVLQLRETVLQQKETIMNHKETIRELTTKLGRCESQSLPETGPSESKAAGGASRKQTGSSKNTMGDLSRAPAAETLSQLGQTLQSLKTRLENLEFSRINSSGQTNHLKDILQTKIDDLEKQVLSRVNSLEEGKLNPKNESEERSKIESTLTSLHQRISDLEKGQKDSRPADKFQLTFPLRTNYMYAKVKKSLPEMYAFSVCMWIKSNASPGVGTPFSYAVPGQANELVLIEWGNNPMEILINDKVAKLPFVINDGKWHHICITWTTRDGVWEAYQDGTQGGHGENLAPYHPIKPQGVLVLGQEQDTLGGGFDATQAFVGELAHFNIWDRKLSPGEIYHLATCSSKAPAGNVIAWSETNIDIYGGATKWTFEACRQLN; this is encoded by the exons ATGCCTGCGGGGGCCGCGTGCAGCCTTTTCCTCGCCTCCGTCCTCTGGCTGAGGGCAGGCGCCCAGAGCTTCGGCCAGACGCGCTTCATCTGCACCTCGGTGCCGGTGGACGTGGACCTGTGCGCCTCCTCCCTGGCCAGCAGCGGCACCGGCGAGGAGCTGCAGAGCGCCGTCCTGCAGCTCCGGGAGACCGTGCTCCAGCAAAAGGAGACCATCATGAACCACAAGGAGACCATCCGGGAGCTGACCACCAAACTGGGCCGGTGCGAGAGCCAGAGCCTGCCCGAGACCGGCCCCAGCGAGTCCAAAGCGGCCGGGGGAGCCAGCCGCAAACAGACCGGCTCGTCCAAGAACACCATGGGGGATCTGTCCCGGGCGCCCGCTGCTGAGACCTTGAGCCAACTTGGGCAAACTTTGCAGTCGCTTAAGACAAGGCTAGAAAACCTAGAG TTTAGTAGGATCAATTCGTCAGGCCAGACCAACCACCTGAAGGATATACTTCAAACTAAAATCGATGACTTGGAGAAGCAAGTTCTGTCCAGAGTGAATAGCCTGGAGGAAGGAAAGTTAAATCCAAAGAACGAGTCCGAGGAAAGGAGCAAAATAGAGAGCACGTTAACTTCCCTGCACCAGAGGATCAGTGACTTGGAGAAAG ggcagaaagACAGCCGGCCGGCCGACAAGTTCCAGCTGACCTTCCCGCTGCGGACCAACTACATGTACGCGAAGGTGAAGAAAAGCCTGCCCGAGATGTACGCCTTCTCCGTATGCATGTGGATCAAGTCCAACGCCTCGCCGGGGGTGGGGACACCCTTCTCCTACGCGGTGCCCGGCCAGGCCAACGAGCTGGTGCTCATCGAGTGGGGCAACAACCCCATGGAGATCCTCATTAACGACAAG GTCGCTAAGCTCCCGTTCGTCATTAACGATGGGAAGTGGCACCATATCTGCATCACCTGGACCACGCGGGACGGTGTGTGGGAGGCCTACCAAGACGGCACGCAGGGGGGCCACGGAGAGAACCTGGCTCCCTATCACCCCATCAAACCGCAGGGGGTCCTGGtcctgggccaggagcag GACACCCTGGGCGGGGGGTTTGACGCCACCCAGGCGTTCGTGGGCGAACTGGCCCATTTCAACATCTGGGACCGGAAGCTCAGCCCCGGGGAGATCTACCACCTGGCCACGTGCAGCTCCAAAGCCCCCGCCGGCAACGTCATCGCCTGGTCCGAGACCAACATCGACATCTACGGGGGGGCCACCAAGTGGACTTTCGAAGCTTGCCGCCAGCTCAACTAG
- the NPTX1 gene encoding neuronal pentraxin-1 isoform X1: MPAGAACSLFLASVLWLRAGAQSFGQTRFICTSVPVDVDLCASSLASSGTGEELQSAVLQLRETVLQQKETIMNHKETIRELTTKLGRCESQSLPETGPSESKAAGGASRKQTGSSKNTMGDLSRAPAAETLSQLGQTLQSLKTRLENLEQFSRINSSGQTNHLKDILQTKIDDLEKQVLSRVNSLEEGKLNPKNESEERSKIESTLTSLHQRISDLEKGQKDSRPADKFQLTFPLRTNYMYAKVKKSLPEMYAFSVCMWIKSNASPGVGTPFSYAVPGQANELVLIEWGNNPMEILINDKVAKLPFVINDGKWHHICITWTTRDGVWEAYQDGTQGGHGENLAPYHPIKPQGVLVLGQEQDTLGGGFDATQAFVGELAHFNIWDRKLSPGEIYHLATCSSKAPAGNVIAWSETNIDIYGGATKWTFEACRQLN; encoded by the exons ATGCCTGCGGGGGCCGCGTGCAGCCTTTTCCTCGCCTCCGTCCTCTGGCTGAGGGCAGGCGCCCAGAGCTTCGGCCAGACGCGCTTCATCTGCACCTCGGTGCCGGTGGACGTGGACCTGTGCGCCTCCTCCCTGGCCAGCAGCGGCACCGGCGAGGAGCTGCAGAGCGCCGTCCTGCAGCTCCGGGAGACCGTGCTCCAGCAAAAGGAGACCATCATGAACCACAAGGAGACCATCCGGGAGCTGACCACCAAACTGGGCCGGTGCGAGAGCCAGAGCCTGCCCGAGACCGGCCCCAGCGAGTCCAAAGCGGCCGGGGGAGCCAGCCGCAAACAGACCGGCTCGTCCAAGAACACCATGGGGGATCTGTCCCGGGCGCCCGCTGCTGAGACCTTGAGCCAACTTGGGCAAACTTTGCAGTCGCTTAAGACAAGGCTAGAAAACCTAGAG CAGTTTAGTAGGATCAATTCGTCAGGCCAGACCAACCACCTGAAGGATATACTTCAAACTAAAATCGATGACTTGGAGAAGCAAGTTCTGTCCAGAGTGAATAGCCTGGAGGAAGGAAAGTTAAATCCAAAGAACGAGTCCGAGGAAAGGAGCAAAATAGAGAGCACGTTAACTTCCCTGCACCAGAGGATCAGTGACTTGGAGAAAG ggcagaaagACAGCCGGCCGGCCGACAAGTTCCAGCTGACCTTCCCGCTGCGGACCAACTACATGTACGCGAAGGTGAAGAAAAGCCTGCCCGAGATGTACGCCTTCTCCGTATGCATGTGGATCAAGTCCAACGCCTCGCCGGGGGTGGGGACACCCTTCTCCTACGCGGTGCCCGGCCAGGCCAACGAGCTGGTGCTCATCGAGTGGGGCAACAACCCCATGGAGATCCTCATTAACGACAAG GTCGCTAAGCTCCCGTTCGTCATTAACGATGGGAAGTGGCACCATATCTGCATCACCTGGACCACGCGGGACGGTGTGTGGGAGGCCTACCAAGACGGCACGCAGGGGGGCCACGGAGAGAACCTGGCTCCCTATCACCCCATCAAACCGCAGGGGGTCCTGGtcctgggccaggagcag GACACCCTGGGCGGGGGGTTTGACGCCACCCAGGCGTTCGTGGGCGAACTGGCCCATTTCAACATCTGGGACCGGAAGCTCAGCCCCGGGGAGATCTACCACCTGGCCACGTGCAGCTCCAAAGCCCCCGCCGGCAACGTCATCGCCTGGTCCGAGACCAACATCGACATCTACGGGGGGGCCACCAAGTGGACTTTCGAAGCTTGCCGCCAGCTCAACTAG